A section of the Vanessa tameamea isolate UH-Manoa-2023 chromosome 29, ilVanTame1 primary haplotype, whole genome shotgun sequence genome encodes:
- the LOC113395449 gene encoding protein C-mannosyl-transferase DPY19L1, translated as MEASPGEVQDDSKDRKSFGRKLLIFTLLSGLAYSLGYIHYKYVSHLFENDRNFLYLSDLEREMSFRTEMGFYYSYYKTVVEEKPLLAGMYKIIFDKLVEYPKDVNTINRFNIIPEVIIGAMYRYFEPWLNSTQYRECHMVERGPGHSPVESCVGIGQPVFFYLEVIWWLSGLTVAALFLHATMLSQSVLGGLLAVVQYFTNHAECTRVQWAPNERENLAAPLLLLQAWLLTLQLRETSNNRILKLEILTLLINILCLLFWQFTQFIFLSQLVIFFVMEQLKIIDVKTFALILYSHFCSLHTAVLLLQGNDMLKCSLYTTFLITISMYCLFLSYLRIKVQSHLDLFVETWLVILRVSLVLCLSWYLKKLFSEYLQVEEDSHVWDILYSKFTDYKTFHTLIYTCSEVFDFLKISSLVNMMRSLLIPLVLVSCVNVTCHWRRSATERCAKETEDAAERDRKQGHKNDDEDSGIENNTDIVPKKEPTKIYPLLLYLRNLQVESAIFYNISQMIVYGVMAVLVMRLKLLFSTHMCLVSSLIFNKKYYTLPKSFSKYVPIMWAIIIVPILTELSKNITKEMSHIGEFNDYPQEELLLWISKEAGAGAFAGSMPISATIMLSTRRPIVTHPHYEHLEARQRAYSVYKMYGKFSLNDLYVELNKYRATYLIVETKYCYGRSKKRCSFEDIWDVEAPALKSNPKLCHTLLTEPVDHFYPVFRNEHYAVFRIHDFSVRYMPRTFDT; from the exons ATGGAGGCGAGTCCAGGAGAAGTGCAAGACGACAGTAAAGATCGAAAATCGTTCGGaagaaaacttttaatatttacgctTTTAAGTGGCCTCg CATATTCTCTAGGTTATATACACTACAAATATGTATCGCATCTCTTTGAAAATGACAGAAACTTCCTCTATTTATCCGATCTGGAACGGGAGATGTCGTTCAGGACAGAAATGGGCTTCTATTACTCGTATTACAAAACTGTTGTCGAAGAAAAACCATTACTCGCtggaatgtataaaattatatttgacaaaTTAGTCGAATATCCTAAGGATGTCAATACaattaatagatttaatattattcccGAG GTCATTATAGGGGCTATGTACAGGTATTTTGAGCCCTGGTTGAACTCTACCCAGTATAGGGAATGCCACATGGTCGAGAGGGGTCCAGGCCACAGTCCCGTGGAGAGCTGTGTGGGCATTGGGCAACCGGTTTTCTTCTACTTGGAGGTGATCTGGTGGTTGTCTGGTCTCACTGTAGCTGCCTTGTTCCTACATGCCACCATGCTGAG CCAAAGCGTCTTGGGTGGTCTACTGGCAGTGGTTCAATACTTCACGAACCACGCTGAGTGTACTCGCGTACAGTGGGCACCGAATGAGAGGGAAAATTTGGCAGCGCCCCTCCTGCTCCTACAAGCTTGGCTGTTGACCCTCCAGCTCAGAGAGACGAGTAATAACAGGATATTGAAGCTTGAG ATATTAACGCTCTTAATAAACATACTCTGCTTGCTGTTCTGGCAGTTCACACAGTTCATATTCCTCAGTCAGCTGGTTATATTCTTTGTGATGGAACAGCTCAAGATTATCGACGTCAAAACCTTTGCCCTGATCCTCTACTCCCACTTCTGCAGCCTGCACACCGCGGTGCTGCTGCTGCAAGGGAACGACATGCTGAAATGCTCCTTGTATACGACTTTTCTGATCACCATATCGATGTACTGTCTCTTCTTGAGCTACTTGCGCATCAAGGTGCAGAGCCACTTGGACCTGTTCGTCGAGACGTGGCTCGTCATCCTGAGGGTATCGCTCGTTCTGTGCCTCTCGTGGTACCTGAAGAAATTGTTCAGCGAATACCTGCAAGTCGAGGAGGATTCCCACGTCTGGGACATACTCTATTCGAAgttcacagattataaaacttTCCACACTTTGATTTATACGTGCTCGGAGGTTTTCGATTTCCTGAAAATAAGTTCCCTCGTTAACATGATGAGGAGCCTGCTGATCCCGCTCGTTCTGGTGAGCTGCGTCAACGTCACGTGTCACTGGCGACGCTCGGCGACGGAGAGGTGCGCGAAAGAGACAGAAGATGCAGCCGAGAGGGACAGGAAGCAGGGCCACAAGAACGACGATGAGGACAGCGGTATTGAAAACAATACGGACATCGTGCCGAAGAAAGAGCCGACGAAGATCTACCCCCTGCTGCTATACTTGAGAAATTTACAAGTGGAGTCCGCCATATTCTACAATATATCGCAGATGATCGTGTATGGCGTGATGGCGGTTTTAGTGATGCGTTTAAAGCTCTTGTTCTCGACGCATATGTGCCTAGTGTCGTCGttgatattcaataaaaagtattacac GTTACCGAAATCGTTTTCTAAGTACGTACCAATCATGTGGGCGATAATAATTGTGCCAATCTTGACTGAGCTGTCCAAGAATATTACGAAAGAAATGTCGCATATAG GAGAGTTCAATGACTACCCCCAGGAGGAGCTGCTACTCTGGATATCAAAAGAGGCGGGCGCTGGAGCGTTCGCGGGTTCGATGCCCATTTCGGCCACTATCATGCTGTCGACCAGACGGCCCATAGTCACTCACCCGCACTACGAGCACTTGGAGGCCAG ACAACGCGCTTACTCCGTGTACAAAATGTACGGCAAGTTCTCGCTGAACGATCTCTATGTGGAGTTGAACAAATACCGAGCGACGTACCTCATCGTTGAAACAAAATACTGCTACGGGAGGAGCAA GAAACGCTGTTCGTTTGAAGATATTTGGGACGTAGAAGCGCCGGCCCTGAAATCGAATCCCAAGCTCTGCCACACTCTGCTCACTGAACCGGTGGATCACTTCTATCCGGTGTTCAGGAACGAACACTATGCGGTCTTCCGGATACACGACTTCAGTGTTCG ATACATGCCTCGGACATTTGACACTTGA